tgagcttgttggcatgcgcctgtagtcccagctactcagggaggctgagacaggaaaattgcttgaacctggagggcggaggttgcagtgagctgagattgcaccactgcgttccagcctgggcatcgcagcaaaactccatctcaaaaaaacaaaacaaaacaaacatgcaaaTTGTTAACTAATTTAAACAGTACAGGAAGGGGTAATGGGACCAGTCACCGTCTTTGTTGTGTGACACACACAGAATCGCCGCATTGTTTTTCCAGAGACACATCCTTCACAGGTTTCAGGATTCCTCCCAGGAGGCGGCCTGCAGCACATGCCCCTCCGCCTTGCCTGCCTGGTGATCTGTCCTGTGTGGAGGTGCCCGCTCCGCAGTCCTCCGTCGTGGGGCGTGTTGGCGTGCTTCTGCAGTATATGTGATGTTGCAGCAAGtggttttttaatatatatatgtatgtacgtgTTGGTGAACCTCTGCACATAGTGAGGCAAACTCCTAGTCATGGTGAGACTGCTGGGTCAAAGTATGTGAGCTATTAAAGTTTCGACAGGTTTTATCAAATTTCCCTCTGGAAAGGTTGCAGCAGTTTTCTTTCTGCCATCGTGCTTTCTCCTTGCTGGTGTCTTGGAGGTTTTCATTTCTGCCCACCTGATAGGTACAGTAGTTAACTGTACAGCTGGAGTTTTATCTGTTGAATTGAGTGGGAAATTCAGTGTCTTTTTACGGGTTTGTTGGTCCTTTGTGTTCCTTTTCTGTGAACTGCTAAATGATTGCCTTTTCTGTATGATGTGTGTGAACTTTGTAAGTGAAGGAAATAAGCTCCTTGCTGCCATATGGTTatgaatatttcttcttcttctgtttttttttttttttgagacagtctcactctgtcgcccaagctggagtgtagtggtgtctcggctcaccgcaacctccccctcccgggttcaagtgattctcctgcctcagcctcccgagtagcaagattataggtgcccaccaccaagcctggcaatttttttttttgagacggagtcacccaggctggagtgcagtggcagcgtgatctcggctcactgcaacctccgcctcccgggttcaagcgattctcctacctcagcctcctgagtagctgggattacaggcgcccaccagcacacccagctgatttttgtatttttagtagaggcggggtttcagcatgttggtcaggctggtctcaaactcctgacctcctgatctgcctgcctcagcttcccaaagtgctaggattacaggcatgagccactgcgcccggccaatttttgtatttttagtagagacgaggtctcaccatgttggacaggctggtctcgaactcctaacctcaggtgatccaccctccttagcctgagccactgtgcccagctgtgactgtttcttctaatttatcagttttaaagTCACATTTAGCTTTTTTCCATACagaagatttaaatttttatggagTTGACTTTATGAACCTTTTTCTtgatgacttttgtttttttttgcccTGACCTGGCCACTCCATGTCACTCACTGCTGACACCAGTGTAGCACCCCTGCCTGGGCCATGTGGACCCCACTGGGAACTCCAAATGTAGGCACCTGAGGGCTCCAGCAAGCCACGAAAATCCTCCATGTCCTTGACAGAGCTAAATGCTGTGTCCCTGGGGCTGCTTTATGTTTGTTGTGTGGTGTTAGACGCAAGTGGGCTAGGTGCTGAGGCTGAAGGCTAGTGTGTGGGGGGGTACAGAGTGCAGGGCACATGAACCCCACTGAGGAGGTGTTTGTTAAATGCCAGGGGGGCACTGAGCTAAAATGGCCTTGGCTCTTCCTCAGCTGATGCTGAAGGGGCTAAGGATAGAGACTCGGCCAGACAGGTTATTCTCTTTCTAGGTACGATTTTGAACCTGCCTGTTCTTGTTCTGTAGGTGAAGAGATGGCGTTTGTGAAGAGTGGCTGGTTGCTGCGACAGAGTGAGTACAAGATGTGCGGCCTGCGGTCGGCATTGCCGAAGGGCAATCTCTATTTCTGTTTGCTTAAAGCTGATCATggttaaaaacaaataacaaagtttTTTGAGTGCTGTGGCCTTGAGTTTTCCCTTGGACATTCCTAGATCTCTGTGAACTGTCTTGCACACCATGAAGCCCCTCCTTGGTTGCTGAGTTGATAGGAACCAGGAAGCAATGGCAGTCCCTGCCGCTTTCGCTCTCCTCACTAGCGTgctttagttattttattttactttatttatttatttttttttttgagatggagtttcattcttgttgtggagtgcaatggcgcgatctcgtctcaccacagcctctgcctcttgggttcaagcgattctcctgcctcagcctcccgagtagctgggatcacaggcatgtgccaccatacccagctaattttgtatttttagtagagaaggggtttcttcatgatggccaggctggtctcaaactcccgacctcggatgatctgcctgcctcggctcccaaagtgttgggattacaagcgtgagccaccgtgtccagccacgTGCTTTATTGTTAATGATGGATCTGGAACTGCCTGGGTCTACCTGAGCCCAGCTGAGATCTGGCACAGAGGTGctggtctctctgcctctctcctctggGGATTGAGCAGTGACTCAGATTCTCAGATATTGGTGTCTTGGTAATTATGTGGCTGAAGAGTTGATCTGAGGCAGAGTTTATCTAAAACCAAAACTTTTGTGTCTCCAAAAGGACTAGAGAAGAGACTCAGTTCTGTTTTTATGGGATTAAGATCCACTTTCCTAGGCTTATCTCCACAAACCTATCTTTCCTACACTGTCTGCTTATCTGTGAGGCTGTCACTCCAGGTGGGATTcatactgtgttttaaaatgggaagaaccagtcttatttatttaaaaaaagagcaagCAGAATATCCTGTTATACTAGAAAGAGTGAAGTTAAGGGAAAAGTGACTACTATGTCATTTATGATTCTAGTCAAAAACTGAGCTGTATCACATACCATTGATTGTTCAGAGACGTGAGTTTATCTATGGGGGATACTTTCAGAAATCAGCTAAAGTCAAGTCTACCAGTGAGAATTGATGGCATACCTGAGATGGTTTCTAAAAACTATTGTTTATGAATCGTTTGTGTTCCTGTTAAAaagattttatgtatatattcttaattctcacaacagctgTATAATAGGTAAGTGGTATTATTTCCAGTTAAAGAAATTGAGATTCAGTGAGGTTAGGTAATTTGTCTAAGTGTAAACTATGGGTGACAAACCTACATTCAAAGTCAGAACTGCGTGATTTCAACACTGACACTGTATGCACCCGGAGACCGGCCTTCAGCCTGTGTGTCTGTGACGAGTTCCATGGTCCCAACCTGGAGTTGAACCGTGTGCCCCCTTGTCTGTGATGGTCCTGTAGTCTTGGAGTAGACACCCTTGTCTGTGACAGTCCTGTAGTCTTGGAGTAGACACCCTTGTCTGTGACAGTCCTGTAGTCTTAGAATAGACAGAGGTGTCATAGTGTCAGCTTCACAAAGGATGTCCTGGAGCCCCAAGTTTCCTAGTCCTGGGTTTTGTGGTCCCAGCCTCCCATAGTCAGGCGACATGGGGACCCTTGCTCAGACCTTGAGGGTGTGCCCTCCTTTGCTGGACCTTCAGATGTCCTTTGGTGTTTCTCACCAGGCTCTGCCACACCCTTGTTTGAGGGTAAGCTTTCCCTTCTCCCCCACAACTCGATGTAAGTGCTTTGTCAACATAGTGACCAATGACCCTTTGGACAATGTTGTGCTCCCCATCAGTGCCTAGCGTGGGGACGTACATAAAATGGATGTACTTTAAATAAGTCACATAGACTTTTCCAGTATTCTGGTCCATGAGTGTTTCAGAAATGTGTATTCAGAAGAGTTATCTATACATAACCCCATCCCCATACGTGTgggttaattttccttctttcctgaaaGTAGAAGTATCAATGCCGGTAAAACGAGGTGAGATGTATTACATTCATGGGGTTGTAGAGTAGCAGAGACACACATGTGATGTGGTCACATGTAGGCAAAGCCGTCCTCAGGACTTCTTTTCCTGCCATTGCCACATACAGTGTTGGGCCCCGGTCCTGGCCTCTGGAGGACAGCCTGATTTGGGAGTCTGCAGCCAGGGCTTTGATGGCAGGTGAGATACTTGGGCAGAACTCCCTGACCCAGTGGTTCCACCtgtctctgtgtttctgtggCTCTATTTAgtagggatttttgtttgtttgtttgtttgtttgagacagagtctttgtcgctcaggctggagtgcaaaatggcatgatctcggctcactgcaacttctgcctccagcttcaagcgattttcctgcctcagccttctgagtagctgggattataggtgtgcaccaccaggcccggctaatttttgtatctttagtagagacggcgtttcaccatgttgaccaggctggtcttgaactccgacctcatagtctgcccgccttgacctcccaaagtgctgggattacaggcatgagccaccgtgtccggcttttctttttcttttcaagacagggtcttgccccgtcacctaggctggagtgcagtggtgtgataactgctcactgcagccttgatctcccaggttcaagtggtcctcctgcctcagaatctcaagtagctgggactgctggcCTGTGTTAGCATGTCTGCCTATTTTgctctttgtagagatggggtcttgctatgtagcccaggctggtctcaaactcctgggctcaagcgatccttccacctcaacctcccgaagtgctgggattacagagatgagccattgcgcccagcgtGTTTGGCAGTTTCTGCACAGCTCAGGCAGCCAATCAAATGGATGCTTGGGTGTCACTTAGTGGTCAGTTGGGCAAGTGCAGTGGACACCCCTCCTGGTGAGGAGAGTGCCTGATACTGGCAGGAAGGCTTATGGTACGTATCTGGTTGACACCAGTTGCAGGCATGGCAACATAAAGGGAAGCACATGAAATGGGATTGTGTGTGTTGGCCAAGAACGGGGTGAGGTGTACAGGAACAGAAGGTGTAGTGGGCAGTGAGTGGATgtgaggaaggtacagagatgaCCGGAGCTATAACTGGCCTTTAAGTCCACTGCAGGGGTTTTCCCTTCATGCAGTCAAGGAAATTActgttttataaagttaaataccTGGTCCAAGATCACAAATGAAAGGTTGAATTCGCTCAAGCTGACAGAAATATGTGAGGTAGTAGGATGTGCACAGCGTGAGAGGCCAGGCAGGGCCTGGTCTATATCCTGCTGTGCTCATTTATCCAGTGTATGCATCAGGGGTGCCTTCCACACTGTAGGCTTCCTGTGGGAAATGGTAGGAAAGAATATCTGTGAAAGCTCTTAaggacaaggaaaaaaatgtgttgtgtttttttttttttttttttttgacagagtcttgctctgtcccccaggttggagagcagtggtgtgatctcggttcactgtaacctccacctcctgggttcaagcgattctcctgcctcagcctccctagtagccgggattacaggcgcccgccaccatgcccagctagttttttgtagttttagtagagacgggatttcatcgtcttgtccaggctggtctcgaactcctggcctcaagtgatctatccgccttggtctcccaaagtgctgggattacatgcgtgagccactgtgcctggccgaaatGTGTTTCTTCAAagaggtaggtattatttttatttgcatatagaGACTTTACAGTCCAGCATTTTCTGATCTAGCAAATGTAGACAATATTTGGAAATTTAGAAACTTGAAAAGTTTGAAAGGTTTAAAGTTTAGTACTGTATGAGGAATTAAATGTTAGATATGTTTCATTTGCTGAaaatcaagctttttttttttttttttaattaaaaaaaaaacaccttaattTGAAAGTGTTGGGACTTCTAAGTTGGTTGGCAGCATTCTCTGTTGCCAATGTGTGCTGCATGCAGCCTGCTGACGCACCAGTGGGTGGGCCCTGGGCTCGGCTTTCACTTTCATTCTGAGGGACTGCTTTGGGTAATTCTGCACAGGTGTCATTAAGGGGTCAGGGGAAgagttctttttgtttctgctgtGACTGTGTCCTTGCTCTTTTGGCTGGAAGCCAACCtttcagctgggcatggcggcatgtgcctgcagtTGCAGCTAaacgggaggctgaagtgggaggattgctggagcccaggagttcaaggctgcagtgagctgtgatcatgtttgtgaagagccactgcattccaacttggGTGAAataataagactctgtctctaaaaaaaacccaACCTTACTATTTTTTTCCAGGTACTATTTTGAAGCGCTGGAAGAAGAACTGGTTTGATCTGTGGTCGGATGGTCACCTAATCTATTATGATGACCAGACTCGGCAGAATATGGAGGATAAGGTCCACATGCCAGTGGACTGTATCAACATCCGCACGGGGCAGGAATGTCGGGGTGAGCTGGCCTGTCTTGGCCAACTTCTGTCTTCTGCTCTTCCTCTGTCTCGGTGGGAACTGGGTCCTCTTCCTTCCCCGTTCCGCTTTCATTAACAGATTGAAGAAGGGCTCCATCTCAGAGGAGATTGTGAACCACATGGTCGGGGCAAATCAATTTTCTCACCTGAGTTAAACTCACAGTCCACGTCTCTTCTTCTCATGGAGACAGAACCAGAGCGCTGGGAACCTCAAGAAGCACAGGCCACCCTAGACTGTTGATTTTGTACTCAGAGACTGGCTTCTGTTTGATGGTGACTGCAATCAATTGCTTAAAATCTGGgatgttggccgggtgtggtggctcatgcctgtaatcccagcactgggaggccgaggtgggtggatcacgaggtcaggagttcaagaccagcctggccaagatggtgaaatcccatctctactaaaaatacaaaaaaattagccaggtgtggtggcaggtgcctgtaatctcagctacttgggaggccgaggcagagaattgcttgaacccgggagtcagaggttgcagtgagccgaataCATTTTGTAGACGTCATCTTGGCAGCTGGTCCTGTCAGTCAGCCTAgctatgttctttctttctgcatTATTGGAAAGGCAGGGGGTTCTTTCATAGATGTAGCGCTTGGTTTTTTGTCTAGTCCTTTGCTTCTCTGAGCTGGTAGTTCTTAGAAAATGTAAGAAGAAATCCTGAAAAAggttcttttcttctgcttatttttcaTAGATATTCAGCCTCCAGATGGAAAGTCAAAAGACTGCATGCTCCAGATTGTTTGTCGAGATGGGAAAACAATTAGTCTTTGTGCAGAAAGCACAGACGATTGCTTGTAAGTTTTGCTTTCTTAcgtgtttaatttaaaaagtattttctattttaacttctgattaccaaaaaatgaaaagaatgggcGTGGAGTTCTCTTTCAGGCGTCAGAATAAGGGACTCAGTGGATGTGTGAGAGAAATGCAAGAGTCGCTTTTCCAATTCTGGTTTCCGCCTCCCTGAGACTGCCTGGGCCTATCGAATTGTGGAGAAAATGGCAGAAAGGAATAGCAGTCTCGtcatactctctctttttttttcttttgtcttttttttattattatactttaagttttagggtacatgtgcacaacgtgcaggtttgttacatatgtatacatgtgctatgttggtgtgctgcacccattaactagtcatttacattaggtgtatgtcctaatgctatccctcccccgtccccccaccccaagacaggccccagtgtgtgatgttccccaccctgtgtccaagtgttctcactgttcagttcccacttatgagtgagaacatgcggtgtttggttttttgtccttgcgatagtttgctcagaatggtggtttccaacttcatccatgtgcctacaaaggacatgaactaatcctttttttatggctgcatagtattccatggtgtatatgtgccacattttcttaatccagtctatcattgatggacatttgggttggttctaagtctttgctattgtgaatagtgccccagtaaacatacgtgtgcatgtgtctttatagcagcatgatttataatcctttgggtatgtacccagtaatgagatggctgggtcgaatggtatttctagttctagatccttgaggaatcgccacactgtcttccacaatggttgaactagtttacagtcccaccaacagtgtaaaagtgttcctatttctccacatcctctccagcacctgttgtttcctgactttttaatgatcgccattctaactggtgtgagatggtatctcactgtggatttgatttgcggttctctgatgaccagtgatgatgagcattttttcatgtgtcagttggctgcataaatgtcttcctttgagaagtgtctgttcatagcctttgcccactttttgatggggtcatcATGCTCTCTTTCATTATTAGATTCACAGTGGGTAATAGGCATAGTTGAAATAAAATGaccagaaaagcaagaaagtaaaGAGTGAGGAAACTCAGTTCCTAGGGCTCCTGTGACAAATGGCTGAACACTGAGTGACAGAAATGGCAGAAATTCATTGCCTCTCAGTTCCGGAGGCTGCAAGTCTGGAATCAGTGTGTCAGCAGGTCCTTGCTCCCTCTGAGATGCTGGGTAGgatcctttcttgcctcttcctggCTTCTAGTGGTTTCTGGTagtccttggtgttccttggctggCAGCCACATCACTCTggtctctgcctctgttgtcacGTGGCCGCCTTCTGCTGTATCTGTGTCCAGaattctcttttcttaaaaaggaCACCAATCATAATGGATTAAGGACCCACCTTCATTCACTGTGACCTTAtcttagtttgattccatatgcaaatatcctgtttccaaataaggtcccattccAGGGACCATTAGGATTTATGCATATCTTTTTCATGAGGACGCAATTCAACCCACAATAGAGACCTTTGAGAAAGACGGTGAAGTGGATTGGATCATCTTCCCTCAGGGGAAAACATTTCAATGGTGTGACCAAATAAAGAAGTTTGATCTCAAGCACAAACTACAAAcagctaaagaaagaaagagatgattCTACTGAGATGTTTTTTGATCCTACCGAATCCCGGAAGCAGTGACTAGATCAGTTAATTAAATCTTGCAGATTTTCGGTATTACCCTGTAGTCTGCAGTGATGCTGATGAAGTGTAAGTTACTTTTTGGAGAAGCTAAGGAAAAAAGTTCTTGAGAATGTGATGTCCTTGGGGCCTCAGCAGAGGCTGGACGATTCTCCCAGGACTCATCATTGCAGGGCACTGAAAGGCACTGAAGCTCACAGGAGTTGGGTAATTTTCTGGCTGGTGAAGTGAGCACGAGCATGGGACATTCAAAGGAATATGCTCAGAAGAGAGTGTAGGACCCAGATTTTTCAGAAAAGACTTACTCATTCTCAGAAGAGATTTCCTTCTCTTCTAGCGCTCTGCCCTCATATTACAGAATGTTGATTGTGAGGGTGACACCTAGCCATCAAACTGTTGCTGGGCTGGACTGAGGTGGAACAGGGTGGAACTACCAGTTGATACCAGATTAGGTAGGAAGAGTGTCAAGGAGAAATAACTCATGCTTTATGAGAGCAAACAAGTTTTAGATATCACGTCCCATGTTAAACATGAGCAGGATGTAAGGAAGTGGCTTGGCAACTATGCAGATATaccatgaaggaaaaataagaaaaggaaaatgcaagCCTCAGGAAAAGCTCCTAGAGTGGAGGGAAATAAAACCCAAGGAACAGAAGCAGAGTCTTCAGGAATGCTTTGCTGACcaccatatttaaaattacatctcCCTGTCCCCGTACACACTCACCAGCTACCAGCTGTTTCTCTTGTTCATCATCTGCTTTCATTAGAATATATGCTGTGTGAGGGCAGAGATTTAcgtttcttttctcctcttttgtgTCTGTCGCTGTCAGGAGGGTGCCATTCACATTATCATCTGAGGAAAGTGGTCTTCCCTTGCATACAACCCCAAACGAAAAGTGAATCACTGGCATGGAGGGAAAGACTGGAGATACTCTCAGTGAggggaaaaagatgaaaagatcaGAGATACGTTGGACTAAAAAGAGTTCAGAAAGATTATTGATGTTCATAAAGTATAGAACCCAAAAGAGGTAATTAGAAATTCAGGGCAAGAGAAATGTTCTGAAATAATCGAACAGAATTTGCAGACCAAAGGCCACACTAGACTCTTCCAcctgaaatgacaacaaaatctATATAAGATACATGAATAATCCAGTATGATACCCTTTAGCAAAGTGAATGACAATGGAATGCTGCATACAAAATCAGTTGGGGAATTTTGCAACTTAACTGCATTCCATAGAAAGCCAGAacacttggccgggcacggtggctcacgcttgtaatcccagcactttgggaggccaagatggatggatcacctgaggtcaggagctcgagaccagcctggccaacatggtgaaactcgtctctactaaaaatacaaaaattagctgggcgtggtggtgggcacctgtaatcccagctgctcggaggctgaggcaggagaattgcttgcacctgggaggcagagattgcggtgagccaagatcgcgccactgcactccagcctgggtgacagagcgagactccatctcaaaaaaaaaaaaaaagcgagaacacttgaaaataaatgaatgcatctTTCAACTCAGGGAGatagtaaaatgagaataaaacataaaaggaatTGATGAAGATAAGAGGGATAGGGTCCGTAAAAAAAGTAAGAGGTAAAGGAGTGAGGGAGTGCTCAAGagaacactttttttgttttttgagatggagttttgctcttgtcgcccaggctagagtgcaatggcataatctccactcatttcaacctctgcctcctgtgttcaagcaattctcctgcctcagcctctggagtagctggaattacaggcacgtgcctccacgcctggctaattttgtggttttagtagaagcttggttttaccatgttgaccaggctggtctcaaactcctgacctcaggtgatcacctacctcgacctcccaaagtgctgggattacgggtgtgaggcactgcgcccaggTGAGAGACCGCTTTTTGTGTATCAATTAAGAAAGCTCTTGTGATACTTAAGATTCAGATATCTAGTTTCTTTGACAATATAGTGGAAAGTAGGTAGGTATAGAGATTGTTAGAATAGTTTTGCAGGGCCATTTGGCAATACCTGctgaaataaattatgtttatatccTTTGATGTGGCATTTTCAGTCTTTGGAATTTGCCCTATGGAAATGTCTACATAAGAGTGCAAGGGTAATAGGGATGTTAAtagcattcttttcttctttttttttttttctttttcttgagatagagcctctctctgtcatccaggcgggAGTccactggtgtgatcttggctcactatagcctcgacctcccaggcgcaagccattctcccacctcagcctcccaagtagctgggactacaggcatgtgccaccatgcccagctaatgtttgtattttttgtagagctaggatttcactatgttgcccaggctggtttttttttttttttttgagacggagtctcgcgctgtgtcacccaggctggagtgcagtggcgcgatctcggctcactgcaagctccgcctcccaggttcaggccattctcctgcctcagcctccgagtagctgggactacaggcgcccgccaccacgcccggctagttttttgtatttttagtagagacggggtttcaccatgttagccagggtggtctcgatctcctgacctcgtgatccgcccgcctcggcctcccaaagtgctgggattacaggcttgagccaccgcgcccggccgcccaggctggttttgaactcctgggctcaagtgatctccctgccttggcctcccaaagtgctgggattacaggcatgaggcactacATCCGGTCTCCAGCattctttttaatgttgaaaattgctaataatcTAAATTTACTTGtatcatggaatattatatagctgttaaaaaggaagaagatctGTGTGTATGCCATGAACTGACAAAGCAAGTGGCAGTgcatttcacatttattaaaaagtaaaaaatacagtatagattatgttttaaatattatgtatctattatggatgtaatttttaaaaatatatattcctagTGCATGTCTCAAGTGGTTTGGGGCAAGGCCTGAAGACCTGTTCTTTAAACAGATCTTTTCAAGAATTCTGATGCCAACTCTGGTTTGAGAATCATTGAAATACTGGATTGCCTTAAATAAAgtaccctttttcttttctccagggcCTGGAAATTTACACTCCAGGATTCTAGAACAAACACAGTAAGTTACTAATGACAAtcacctataattttttttttttttttttgacaaggtgtcactcacccaggcttgagtgcagtggtgctatctcagctcactgcagcttctacctctgGGCTGaaatggtcctcccacctcagcctccccttcccagtagctgggactataggcccatgctgccatgcctagcttatttagaaaaatgtttttgtggagacgaggtctcactatgttacccatgctggtatcaaactcctgggctcaagtgatcctcccactttcgcctcccaaagtgttgggattacaggcgtgagccaccacacctggccaccagTAATGTTTTCACATGGTCTTATGTAACAATTGGAGAATGGGGAAAATGGGTTTCTTGGCCATCCAGCTGTGAATGGGCAGGTAGCACTGGGCAGGCGCCTTTCACCAACAGTGAGCAAGCTGGGTTTGTCAAACGTTTTTGGCAGGAAGCACCCTCCTCACACAAGCATGCTTGTTCCAGTGTTGCTTTCTAGAAACGTGtgtatttctcaaagttctgcaACACTTTGAATTCTGCTGTGGTTTGCAGTAAAGGCTTAGAAAGAACTGCAGGATCCTTTTCGTGCATAGGAGCTCAGCCTTGTGAAACAAACATTTTTGTGACTTGTACT
This region of Theropithecus gelada isolate Dixy chromosome 12, Tgel_1.0, whole genome shotgun sequence genomic DNA includes:
- the PLEKHB2 gene encoding pleckstrin homology domain-containing family B member 2; translated protein: MAFVKSGWLLRQSTILKRWKKNWFDLWSDGHLIYYDDQTRQNMEDKVHMPVDCINIRTGQECRDIQPPDGKSKDCMLQIVCRDGKTISLCAESTDDCLAWKFTLQDSRTNTAYVGSAVMTDETSVVSSPPPYTAYAAPAPEVGRTLSLQLN